One part of the Methylobacterium terrae genome encodes these proteins:
- a CDS encoding DUF4164 domain-containing protein — MTAAVEEALRRLEASVALLESAVARRLDAERSHSDLETELEIMRDDRARLAAELDGATARLSEMQAVTEDVDHRLGRAIGTVEDVLGRSGERGEG; from the coding sequence ATGACCGCAGCGGTGGAGGAAGCGCTGCGCCGCCTCGAAGCCTCGGTGGCCCTGCTCGAATCCGCGGTGGCGCGCCGGCTCGACGCGGAGCGCAGCCACAGCGACCTCGAGACCGAGCTGGAGATCATGCGCGACGACCGGGCCCGCCTGGCCGCGGAGCTCGACGGGGCGACGGCGCGCCTGTCCGAGATGCAGGCGGTGACCGAGGACGTCGACCACCGCCTCGGCCGGGCCATCGGCACCGTCGAGGACGTGCTCGGCCGCTCGGGCGAGCGGGGCGAGGGCTGA
- a CDS encoding cell division protein ZapA codes for MPQVTVTIAGKTYRMACGEGEESHLEGLAASFDARIGDMRKAFGEIGDMRLHVMAALTLADELAETRRRMEAMERETAALRDSTQAGTAEREGAEARLAETVQRTAERIERLAKRLGSAPGGSQGG; via the coding sequence ATGCCTCAAGTGACGGTCACCATCGCCGGCAAGACCTACCGCATGGCCTGCGGCGAGGGCGAGGAGAGCCACCTCGAGGGGCTGGCCGCGAGCTTCGACGCCCGCATCGGCGACATGCGCAAGGCCTTCGGCGAGATCGGCGACATGCGCCTGCACGTGATGGCGGCGCTGACCCTCGCGGACGAGCTCGCCGAGACCAGGCGCCGGATGGAGGCGATGGAGCGCGAGACCGCGGCCCTGCGGGACTCGACCCAGGCCGGCACCGCCGAGCGCGAGGGCGCCGAGGCGCGCCTGGCCGAGACCGTCCAGCGCACCGCCGAGCGGATCGAGCGCCTGGCGAAGAGGCTGGGATCGGCGCCGGGCGGATCGCAGGGGGGCTGA